One genomic segment of Amycolatopsis sp. Hca4 includes these proteins:
- a CDS encoding condensation domain-containing protein — protein MPEAKSANLCWGQHHHLLRYLRVPAQSRHEAHIGTSYPLPAGCTVAAVRATLTHLVRRHEILRTVYDLTGTAADGRAWPRQVVQPPSPQPVVEATTEDAVEVIARLTRTPFDLAREWPLRACVVTSGGRLVRLHLVFNHLAFDDVALDRLAAELDELLAARTEGRPAVLDPVEHQPVDLARFEENRTEADLEPALGYWRELAGKLPADVFSKRRRASETAHSGSLTVPSLLSAARTIAAREHVWPSAVHLAAYAVTLAAYTGETLVAHRMYTSQRDASGFGGAVTCLSYPTPVLADLGGDPRFSTVVKASATSVSQAMTHAHVPYDRVYELIAEEGVRVVAELNFLDNAPRSCRTKRDRYAVNAAPADWALAGSDSYLRVYEWADGITLALQALDAVMDADAVEQFLRGYARLVEAHRDPGTDLRVSEAAALIGFTPAAPRAAAVPAEPERLGTAPAERVLAEVVAQVNGLGDVDPARSYLGAGGRVLRLPRVVEALHERGWSAGLVPFTTARPLSALAHDLVPARG, from the coding sequence ATGCCCGAGGCGAAGAGCGCGAACCTCTGCTGGGGACAGCACCACCACCTGCTGCGGTACCTGCGGGTGCCGGCGCAGTCGCGGCACGAGGCCCACATCGGCACCAGCTACCCGCTGCCCGCGGGCTGCACGGTCGCGGCCGTCCGCGCCACCCTGACGCACCTGGTGCGCCGGCACGAGATCCTGCGCACGGTCTATGACCTGACCGGCACCGCGGCCGACGGGCGCGCCTGGCCGCGCCAGGTCGTGCAGCCGCCGTCGCCGCAGCCGGTGGTCGAAGCGACCACGGAGGACGCCGTGGAGGTCATCGCGCGGCTCACCCGCACCCCGTTCGACCTGGCCCGCGAGTGGCCCCTGCGTGCCTGCGTGGTCACCAGCGGCGGCCGGTTGGTGCGCCTGCACCTGGTCTTCAACCACCTGGCCTTCGACGACGTCGCCCTCGACCGCCTGGCCGCCGAGCTCGACGAGCTCCTGGCCGCGCGCACCGAGGGCAGGCCCGCGGTGCTGGACCCGGTCGAACACCAGCCGGTCGACCTCGCCCGCTTCGAGGAGAACCGCACCGAGGCCGACCTCGAACCCGCGCTCGGCTACTGGCGCGAGCTCGCCGGGAAGCTCCCCGCGGACGTCTTCTCGAAGCGGCGCAGGGCTTCCGAGACGGCACACAGCGGCTCCCTCACCGTCCCGTCACTGTTGTCGGCCGCCCGGACGATCGCCGCGCGCGAGCACGTGTGGCCCTCGGCCGTGCACCTGGCCGCCTATGCCGTCACGCTCGCCGCCTACACCGGTGAAACGCTGGTCGCGCACCGGATGTACACCAGCCAGCGGGACGCCAGCGGCTTCGGCGGCGCCGTCACGTGCCTGTCCTACCCGACGCCGGTGCTCGCCGACCTCGGCGGCGATCCGCGGTTCTCGACCGTGGTCAAGGCGTCCGCGACCAGCGTGAGCCAGGCGATGACGCACGCGCACGTGCCTTATGACCGCGTGTACGAGCTGATCGCCGAGGAGGGCGTGCGCGTGGTCGCGGAGCTGAACTTCCTCGACAACGCCCCGCGGTCGTGCCGCACCAAGCGGGACCGCTACGCCGTCAACGCCGCGCCCGCCGACTGGGCGCTCGCGGGCTCCGACAGCTACCTGCGCGTCTACGAATGGGCCGACGGCATCACCCTGGCCCTGCAGGCCCTGGACGCGGTGATGGACGCCGACGCCGTCGAACAGTTCCTGCGCGGCTACGCCCGGCTCGTCGAGGCCCACCGCGACCCCGGCACCGACCTGCGCGTCAGCGAGGCCGCCGCGCTCATCGGCTTCACCCCGGCGGCGCCGCGGGCCGCCGCCGTCCCCGCCGAACCCGAGCGGCTCGGCACCGCGCCCGCCGAACGCGTCCTCGCCGAGGTCGTCGCGCAGGTCAACGGCCTCGGCGACGTCGACCCGGCCCGCAGCTACCTCGGCGCGGGCGGGCGCGTGCTGCGCTTGCCCCGCGTGGTCGAGGCCTTGCACGAGCGCGGCTGGTCGGCCGGGCTCGTCCCGTTCACCACCGCCCGCCCCCTGTCCGCGCTCGCGCACGACCTCGTGCCGGCCCGCGGCTGA
- a CDS encoding ketoacyl-ACP synthase III family protein, which produces MSLLEAPRLERVASFVPETSLPVADLAGPLGLDATQLRFFTRFLGLDRVAVADGLELADLLTGAGERVLAGTDRDSVRFLVHAHTMQHVAVATPGLLEDVRTRLRLHRATAFSLSHLNCVVGLHALHVARSLLATAAPGDRVLVLTGDKVLMHEARLIRDTTIQGDGAAAVLLGPDPRGDRVLGRALTVLGEFYRGIDCDEALQLQYKHVYPDALAQVMQDALDDARAEAADIAAILPHNVNKLSWKRITGTLGVPRDRVFLDNVGKYAHCYSSDPFINLAAARADGRVDPGDLVLLASAGLGATFAAAVVEIGEGNQG; this is translated from the coding sequence ATGTCCCTGCTCGAAGCACCCCGCCTGGAACGGGTGGCGTCGTTCGTGCCGGAGACCAGCCTGCCGGTCGCCGACCTGGCCGGCCCGCTCGGCCTCGACGCGACGCAGCTGCGCTTCTTCACCCGCTTCCTCGGCCTCGACCGGGTCGCCGTCGCCGACGGCCTCGAACTGGCCGACCTGCTGACCGGCGCCGGGGAGCGGGTGCTGGCCGGAACCGACCGCGACTCGGTCCGGTTCCTCGTCCACGCCCACACCATGCAGCACGTCGCCGTCGCCACGCCCGGCCTCCTCGAGGACGTGCGGACGCGGCTGCGGCTGCACCGCGCGACCGCGTTCAGCCTCTCGCACCTCAACTGCGTGGTCGGCCTGCACGCCCTGCACGTGGCGCGCTCGCTGCTGGCGACCGCGGCACCGGGCGACCGCGTGCTCGTGCTCACCGGTGACAAGGTGCTGATGCACGAGGCCCGGCTGATCCGCGACACCACGATCCAGGGCGACGGCGCCGCCGCGGTGCTGCTCGGCCCGGACCCGCGCGGCGACCGCGTCCTCGGGCGGGCGCTCACCGTGCTGGGCGAGTTCTACCGGGGCATCGACTGCGACGAAGCCCTGCAGCTGCAGTACAAGCACGTCTACCCGGACGCGCTCGCCCAGGTCATGCAGGACGCCCTCGACGACGCCCGTGCCGAGGCCGCGGACATCGCCGCCATCCTGCCGCACAACGTCAACAAGCTGTCGTGGAAACGCATCACCGGCACGCTCGGCGTGCCGCGGGACCGCGTGTTCCTCGACAACGTCGGGAAGTACGCCCACTGCTACAGCTCCGACCCGTTCATCAACCTGGCGGCGGCGCGCGCGGACGGGCGGGTCGATCCGGGGGACCTCGTGCTGCTGGCTTCGGCCGGCCTCGGGGCGACCTTCGCGGCGGCCGTCGTCGAGATCGGAGAAGGGAACCAGGGATGA
- a CDS encoding ATP-grasp domain-containing protein yields MNFVARLKKDLTGDVGARFVFVNNFEVERSWAVGEPKLPGAGISFAGATVNRMEEMGALLAGEGDLVVLKAPMDAAFAGYLARIGAADGSTLIAEHNDPDAMVTEDALDSPELLSRLRELADGNTYLMPLGISASEEALAKESGLPLAGSTAQICKAVNGKVFSRGLVDSLGLRQVPGRVVHTVGELREALTSQLALGGRVVVKESLGVSGRGMVVVEDERGANRLLRLIERRGAEAPANLVVESWIEHAQDLNYQFVVSRTGGVRFETVKAAVLKNGVHQGHRFPVELPPVAARELAEAVEKIGRALHDEGFYGMVGVDAMLAADGTLYPCLEINARFNMSTYQSRIAEKFIPEGRHAIAATFSLKLQREHTFAEVETALGDLFFTGAGDTGVLVNNFATLNAAFTGEGSFHGRLYAICVGDSPEEALAVRTEAERRLSAMAGEDA; encoded by the coding sequence ATGAATTTCGTGGCACGGCTGAAGAAGGACCTCACCGGCGACGTCGGTGCGCGGTTCGTCTTCGTCAACAACTTCGAGGTGGAGCGCAGCTGGGCGGTGGGCGAGCCGAAACTGCCCGGCGCCGGCATCTCGTTCGCGGGGGCCACGGTCAACCGCATGGAGGAGATGGGCGCGCTGCTCGCCGGCGAGGGCGACCTGGTGGTGCTCAAGGCACCCATGGACGCCGCGTTCGCCGGGTACCTCGCCCGGATCGGCGCGGCCGACGGCTCGACGCTGATCGCCGAGCACAACGACCCGGACGCGATGGTGACCGAGGATGCGCTCGACTCGCCGGAGCTGCTGTCCCGGCTGCGCGAGCTGGCCGACGGCAACACCTACCTGATGCCGCTGGGCATCTCGGCGTCGGAAGAAGCACTGGCCAAGGAGTCCGGGCTGCCGCTGGCCGGCTCGACCGCGCAGATCTGCAAGGCGGTCAACGGCAAGGTGTTCAGCCGCGGCCTGGTCGACTCGCTCGGCCTGCGCCAGGTGCCCGGCCGGGTGGTGCACACCGTCGGCGAACTGCGCGAGGCGCTCACCTCCCAGCTGGCGCTGGGCGGCCGGGTCGTGGTGAAGGAGTCGCTCGGCGTCTCCGGCCGCGGCATGGTCGTGGTCGAGGACGAGCGTGGCGCGAACCGCCTGCTGCGCCTGATCGAGCGCCGCGGCGCCGAGGCGCCGGCGAACCTCGTCGTCGAGTCCTGGATCGAGCACGCCCAGGACCTCAACTACCAGTTCGTCGTCTCCCGCACCGGCGGCGTCCGGTTCGAGACGGTCAAGGCCGCCGTGCTGAAGAACGGCGTGCACCAGGGCCACCGGTTCCCGGTGGAGCTGCCGCCGGTCGCGGCCCGCGAACTCGCCGAAGCCGTCGAGAAGATCGGGCGCGCGCTGCACGACGAGGGCTTCTACGGGATGGTCGGCGTCGACGCGATGCTCGCCGCCGACGGCACCCTCTACCCGTGCCTGGAGATCAACGCCCGGTTCAACATGTCGACCTACCAGAGCCGGATCGCCGAGAAGTTCATCCCCGAAGGCCGGCACGCGATCGCGGCGACCTTCTCGCTGAAGCTGCAGCGCGAGCACACCTTCGCCGAGGTCGAGACCGCGCTCGGCGACCTGTTCTTCACCGGCGCCGGCGACACCGGCGTGCTGGTCAACAACTTCGCGACGCTCAACGCCGCGTTCACCGGCGAGGGCTCCTTCCACGGCCGTCTCTACGCGATCTGCGTCGGGGACTCGCCCGAGGAGGCCCTCGCCGTCCGGACCGAGGCCGAGCGCCGCCTCAGCGCCATGGCAGGGGAAGACGCATGA
- a CDS encoding acyl carrier protein, with the protein MNRTEIVAHLEIALSAVLNKEIGGVTPELRLFEDLALDSTSVIELLMSLEDTIGLEIDPDELGPEVFRTVGSLTDYIESAFARSAAAV; encoded by the coding sequence ATGAACCGCACCGAGATCGTCGCCCACCTGGAGATCGCCCTGTCCGCCGTGCTCAACAAGGAGATCGGCGGCGTCACCCCGGAGCTGCGCCTGTTCGAGGACCTGGCGCTCGACTCCACCAGCGTCATCGAGCTGCTGATGAGCCTCGAGGACACCATCGGCCTCGAGATCGACCCGGACGAGCTCGGCCCGGAGGTCTTCCGCACGGTCGGCAGCCTGACCGACTACATCGAGTCGGCTTTCGCCCGGTCCGCCGCGGCGGTCTGA
- a CDS encoding 3-oxoacyl-[acyl-carrier-protein] synthase III C-terminal domain-containing protein — protein sequence MDTGLSRVAVRLPGRVEAVDDVLVRSGAKPLERRMFGRIYGLRDSPVLAPGERMADHLAEAGRAALGGGRASLVLYGHTLLIAELDLCGEFPDRLRDALGLPGVPFFGVSHVNCTSVLRSVELARRYLARPGAAPDDRVLVLGGDQGSASDRGRYIPGTTIAGDTAAALVVSPGPARYRHLGGASTRDTRFHRSLRMTKEEFTLFGKVCCEQAVAVVGAAARDAGLALSDVDWVLPDLSNRMFWRTFSGLSGFPFEKIPLDLVAERGHNFGVDSLLALQHADAAGRLRPGERCALVSVGQGAYFQSVIVEVVEEK from the coding sequence ATGGACACGGGGCTGTCCCGGGTCGCCGTGCGGCTGCCCGGCCGGGTCGAGGCCGTCGACGACGTGCTCGTGCGGTCGGGCGCCAAACCCCTGGAGCGGCGCATGTTCGGCCGCATCTACGGCCTGCGCGACAGCCCGGTGCTCGCGCCGGGCGAACGGATGGCGGACCACCTGGCCGAGGCCGGGCGGGCCGCGCTCGGCGGCGGGCGGGCGAGCCTGGTGCTCTACGGCCACACGCTGCTCATCGCCGAGCTGGACCTGTGCGGGGAGTTCCCGGACCGGCTGCGCGACGCGCTCGGCCTGCCCGGCGTGCCGTTCTTCGGGGTGTCGCACGTCAACTGCACCTCGGTGCTGCGCTCGGTCGAGCTGGCCCGGCGTTACCTGGCCCGGCCCGGTGCCGCGCCGGACGACCGGGTGCTCGTGCTCGGCGGCGACCAGGGCAGCGCCAGCGACCGCGGCCGCTACATCCCGGGCACGACCATCGCGGGCGACACCGCCGCCGCCCTCGTCGTGTCCCCCGGCCCGGCCCGCTACCGCCACCTCGGCGGGGCGAGCACCCGCGACACGCGGTTCCACCGCAGCCTGCGGATGACCAAGGAGGAGTTCACCCTCTTCGGCAAGGTCTGCTGCGAGCAGGCGGTGGCCGTCGTGGGCGCCGCGGCCCGCGACGCCGGCCTCGCACTGTCCGATGTGGACTGGGTGCTGCCCGACCTGTCCAACCGGATGTTCTGGCGCACCTTCAGCGGGCTGTCCGGCTTCCCGTTCGAGAAGATCCCGCTGGACCTGGTCGCCGAGCGCGGGCACAACTTCGGGGTCGACTCGCTGCTCGCCCTGCAGCACGCCGACGCGGCCGGACGGCTGCGCCCCGGCGAGCGCTGCGCCCTGGTCTCGGTGGGCCAGGGCGCCTACTTCCAGTCGGTGATCGTCGAGGTCGTGGAGGAGAAGTGA
- a CDS encoding acyl-CoA dehydrogenase family protein, which translates to MTTSLLECERTARSGGLAAGLAAALPATPADRLAPGRYAAVPAAAVPGGAEVRTHSLADREDIVFLATPGRPREERDALELADFGRHLAAVRLGVLRSVLDHVVEHLSNRTSGDEPLIRKQLIAGAIGDVMAAVERLRAQVRSQRHPAAVADVHRELDELGWRVAQHLGASGFLATSPARSLYVSALVAGTWVDREPEGEPA; encoded by the coding sequence GTGACCACCAGCCTGCTCGAATGCGAGCGGACCGCACGCAGTGGCGGCCTCGCCGCCGGTCTCGCCGCGGCCCTGCCCGCCACCCCGGCCGACCGGCTGGCCCCCGGCCGGTACGCGGCCGTGCCCGCCGCGGCCGTGCCCGGAGGCGCCGAAGTGCGCACGCACAGCCTGGCCGACCGCGAGGACATCGTCTTCCTCGCCACCCCGGGCCGTCCCCGCGAAGAGCGGGACGCGCTCGAGCTCGCCGACTTCGGCCGGCACCTGGCGGCCGTCCGGCTGGGCGTGCTGCGCTCGGTGCTCGACCACGTCGTCGAGCACCTGTCGAACCGCACCAGCGGCGACGAACCGCTGATCCGCAAGCAGCTGATCGCCGGCGCGATCGGCGACGTGATGGCCGCGGTGGAACGGCTGCGCGCCCAGGTGCGCTCGCAGCGGCACCCGGCCGCCGTCGCCGACGTCCACCGCGAGCTGGACGAGCTGGGCTGGCGGGTGGCCCAGCACCTCGGCGCCTCGGGCTTCCTGGCCACCTCACCCGCGCGGTCGCTCTACGTCTCGGCCCTGGTGGCCGGCACCTGGGTGGACCGGGAACCGGAAGGAGAACCGGCATGA
- a CDS encoding acyl-CoA dehydrogenase family protein translates to MIELSERVRAVRDLSREAAVDLRSRALAIDTDPDAMEEHYNSPVFEMVRQADTPPQYRESLPSTPLLRAMERGSCLENVAGLIELARGDVGAILACPSPGLAGVFVELLGTPEQQEWFFTRMHGGRRWSFFAMTEEGRGNDATAMETRFDRDGDGWRLNGGKCYVGNAARGSVGVVFGRTGRGALSIRAALVEVPAPGWQGEKLEMIGLRGAYISRLSFSDVAIPAGRLLGDHLPATRRGIFAAITTFNHMRVRIAASAVGTALAMVEYVLEHRKNAPGGQLALARAEAGRELVYEAAARIDGDPERGYLSSAAKLGAVGLAVGTAHWASAALGPAGLIEHPLLEKWTRDVHAFEFMEGTSNIHRLHVARGYQAGDADA, encoded by the coding sequence ATGATCGAGCTGAGCGAACGCGTCCGCGCGGTCCGCGACCTGAGCCGGGAGGCCGCGGTGGACCTGCGGTCGCGGGCCCTGGCCATCGACACCGACCCGGACGCGATGGAGGAGCACTACAACTCGCCCGTGTTCGAGATGGTGCGGCAGGCCGACACGCCGCCGCAGTACCGCGAGTCGCTGCCGTCGACGCCGTTGCTGCGGGCGATGGAACGCGGCTCGTGCCTGGAGAACGTGGCCGGGCTGATCGAACTGGCCCGCGGCGACGTCGGCGCGATCCTGGCCTGCCCGTCACCCGGGCTGGCCGGGGTGTTCGTCGAGCTGCTCGGCACGCCCGAGCAGCAGGAGTGGTTCTTCACCCGGATGCACGGCGGCCGCCGCTGGTCGTTCTTCGCGATGACCGAAGAGGGCCGCGGCAACGACGCGACCGCGATGGAGACCCGCTTCGACCGCGACGGCGACGGCTGGCGCCTCAACGGCGGCAAGTGCTATGTCGGCAACGCCGCCCGCGGCAGCGTCGGCGTGGTGTTCGGCCGCACCGGCCGCGGCGCGCTGTCGATCCGCGCGGCGCTGGTCGAGGTCCCGGCGCCGGGCTGGCAGGGCGAGAAGCTCGAGATGATCGGCCTGCGCGGCGCCTACATCAGCCGGCTGTCCTTTTCGGACGTCGCCATCCCGGCCGGACGGCTGCTGGGCGACCACCTGCCGGCGACCCGGCGCGGGATCTTCGCCGCCATCACCACGTTCAACCACATGCGGGTGCGGATCGCCGCCTCCGCCGTGGGGACGGCACTGGCGATGGTCGAGTACGTGCTGGAGCACCGGAAGAACGCCCCCGGCGGCCAGCTCGCCCTCGCCCGCGCCGAAGCGGGCCGTGAGCTCGTGTACGAGGCGGCGGCGCGGATCGACGGCGACCCCGAGCGCGGCTACCTCTCCAGCGCGGCGAAGCTCGGCGCGGTCGGCCTGGCGGTGGGGACGGCGCACTGGGCGTCGGCCGCACTCGGCCCGGCCGGCCTGATCGAGCACCCGCTGCTGGAGAAGTGGACGCGGGACGTGCACGCCTTCGAGTTCATGGAGGGCACCAGCAACATCCACCGCCTGCACGTGGCGCGCGGGTACCAGGCGGGAGACGCCGATGCCTGA
- the acpS gene encoding holo-ACP synthase: MRIGVDLMSIPRFAEVAAHRRYRTLVFTPVELEQAARMGAERSLERLAGRFSVKEATCKMLGRGFGQGLRWRDIEVTNDDWGAPLVTLGGGAAQIAEEAGLEEIVVTLSHQADLVVAVAAAGCARPPRPFRRAAAPSVPVVPARFDELAALAADLFSVPATEVATATSFAGDLGVTSVVVIELLARIEHRYGIRIPEAGIYRMTDLPRTYGVVAEAAGW, encoded by the coding sequence ATGAGAATCGGCGTGGACCTGATGTCGATCCCGCGGTTCGCGGAGGTCGCGGCGCACCGGCGCTACCGGACGCTGGTCTTCACCCCGGTCGAGCTGGAGCAGGCCGCCCGGATGGGTGCCGAACGGTCCCTGGAACGGCTGGCCGGGCGGTTTTCCGTCAAGGAGGCCACCTGCAAGATGCTGGGCCGTGGCTTCGGCCAGGGCCTGCGCTGGCGTGACATCGAGGTCACCAACGACGACTGGGGAGCGCCGTTGGTGACCCTGGGCGGCGGCGCGGCGCAGATCGCGGAAGAGGCGGGCCTGGAGGAGATCGTGGTGACGTTGAGCCACCAGGCCGACCTGGTGGTGGCGGTCGCGGCGGCGGGCTGCGCCCGGCCGCCCCGCCCGTTCCGCCGCGCGGCCGCGCCTTCGGTGCCCGTCGTCCCGGCTCGCTTCGACGAGCTGGCGGCGCTGGCCGCCGACCTGTTCTCGGTACCCGCCACCGAGGTGGCCACCGCGACCTCGTTCGCGGGCGATCTGGGGGTCACGTCGGTGGTGGTGATCGAGCTGCTCGCCCGGATCGAGCACCGGTACGGCATCCGCATCCCGGAGGCCGGCATCTACCGGATGACCGATCTGCCGCGCACCTACGGTGTCGTTGCCGAGGCTGCGGGGTGGTAG
- a CDS encoding LuxR C-terminal-related transcriptional regulator, giving the protein MSTATLPPLGAFSVPEPDPEAELYRYAARCGRISSVATAAAHLGLPADTVQAAAARLVELQLLRAVDDGFVPREPSAAAELVVTPLERAMYERREMADRLRERIDGITRAPAGAAGTLDRLEGVAEIRGLVKLAAEVCRDELVVLHPGEAADDLVDELLDACCSVLGDGVGVRVVCPHRSRAGYAARARLTQLAGRGAQIRTLSRVPEAAVVFDRSLAVTLDVADLSARRVRDRGMVRFLLGLFDQLWDGATPFSAEDQGYSGEIAHDMQQTIARLMAQGLTDEVVARRLGMSVRTCRRHIAAMLQNLDAVSRFQAGVQAASRFTLA; this is encoded by the coding sequence ATGTCGACGGCCACCCTCCCGCCGCTCGGGGCGTTCTCCGTGCCCGAGCCGGACCCCGAAGCCGAGCTGTACCGCTACGCGGCCCGCTGCGGCCGCATCTCGTCCGTGGCCACCGCCGCGGCGCACCTCGGCCTGCCCGCGGACACGGTCCAGGCCGCCGCGGCACGGCTCGTCGAGCTGCAGCTGCTGCGCGCGGTCGACGACGGCTTCGTCCCCCGGGAACCCTCGGCGGCCGCGGAGCTCGTCGTGACCCCGCTGGAACGCGCGATGTACGAGCGGCGCGAAATGGCCGACCGCCTGCGCGAGCGCATCGACGGCATCACGCGCGCCCCGGCAGGCGCGGCGGGCACGCTCGACCGGCTGGAGGGCGTGGCCGAGATCCGCGGCCTGGTCAAGCTGGCGGCCGAGGTCTGCCGCGACGAGCTGGTGGTCCTGCACCCGGGCGAGGCGGCCGACGACCTGGTCGACGAGCTGCTGGACGCGTGCTGTTCGGTGCTGGGCGACGGCGTCGGCGTGCGGGTGGTCTGCCCCCACCGCAGCCGCGCGGGCTACGCGGCCCGCGCCCGGTTGACGCAGCTGGCCGGCCGCGGGGCGCAGATCCGCACGCTCAGCCGCGTCCCGGAGGCGGCGGTGGTCTTCGACCGGTCGCTGGCGGTGACGCTGGACGTCGCGGACCTGTCGGCCCGCCGGGTCCGCGACCGCGGCATGGTGCGCTTCCTGCTGGGCTTGTTCGACCAGCTGTGGGACGGAGCGACGCCGTTTTCGGCGGAGGACCAGGGCTACAGCGGCGAGATCGCCCACGACATGCAGCAGACGATCGCCCGGTTGATGGCCCAGGGCCTGACGGACGAGGTCGTGGCGCGGCGGCTGGGGATGTCGGTGCGGACGTGCCGGCGGCACATCGCGGCGATGCTGCAGAACCTGGATGCGGTGTCGCGGTTCCAGGCGGGAGTGCAGGCCGCTTCGCGGTTCACGCTCGCGTGA
- a CDS encoding phosphopantetheine-binding protein, translating to MPDTLPIPPGFLEILVAHLPYALGDRIAEDDDLAALGLDSMGVVQLVTDLEETFGFELPDELLTEDTFATAGTLWAAVAEFVAPEPADV from the coding sequence ATGCCTGACACACTCCCCATCCCGCCGGGGTTCCTCGAGATCCTGGTCGCGCACCTGCCGTACGCGCTCGGCGACCGGATCGCCGAGGACGACGACCTCGCCGCGCTCGGGCTCGACTCGATGGGCGTCGTGCAGCTCGTCACCGACCTGGAGGAGACCTTCGGCTTCGAGCTGCCCGACGAGCTGCTCACCGAGGACACCTTCGCCACCGCGGGCACCCTGTGGGCCGCCGTCGCGGAGTTCGTCGCGCCGGAGCCCGCCGATGTCTGA
- a CDS encoding acyl-CoA ligase (AMP-forming), exosortase A system-associated, with the protein MSEAAAPVRLDQLLARGAAGAPAVTYKDRTLTYAELADQVQRVAAGLHRLGVRRGDRVAVYAEKRLETVVALFATAAAGAVLVPLNPLFKARHIAHVAADCAPKVVFTTTERLATVREAVPGATPVVVFGEPAWDALLANDPVPVPGTVIDQDPAAIMYTSGSTGGPKGVVLSHRNLLAGAASVAEYLGHTREDVVLAALPLSFDAGFSQLTTAFAAGAHVVLVNYLLPKEIVRLCARHGVTALTCVPPLWLQLVTQQWPAEATARLRYFANTGGRMPRATLTRLREIFPAAQPFLMYGLTEAFRSTYLDPAEADRRPGSIGKAIPNAEVLVLRPDGTPCLPGEHGELVHRGALVALGYWNDPGRTAERFRPVPGPDGLVRPEIAVWSGDTVYRDEDGFLYFVGRTDEMIKTSGYRVSPAEVEEAAYATGLVGEAAAFGVPDPVLGQRIVLAVAPEADAEAVSRALAKELPAYMLPRRIEALPKLPRSVNGKFDRVALREALSAVPAGTE; encoded by the coding sequence ATGTCTGAGGCCGCCGCCCCGGTGCGGCTCGACCAGCTGCTCGCCCGCGGCGCGGCCGGCGCCCCGGCCGTCACCTACAAGGACCGCACGCTCACCTACGCCGAGCTGGCCGACCAGGTGCAGCGCGTCGCCGCCGGCCTGCACCGGCTCGGCGTCCGCCGCGGCGACCGGGTCGCGGTGTACGCGGAGAAACGCCTCGAGACGGTCGTCGCGCTGTTCGCCACCGCGGCCGCCGGCGCGGTCCTGGTGCCGCTGAACCCACTGTTCAAGGCCCGGCACATCGCGCACGTCGCCGCCGACTGCGCGCCGAAGGTGGTGTTCACGACCACCGAGCGGCTGGCGACGGTCCGCGAGGCGGTGCCGGGAGCGACCCCGGTCGTCGTGTTCGGCGAGCCCGCCTGGGACGCCTTGCTCGCCAACGACCCGGTCCCGGTGCCCGGCACCGTGATCGACCAGGACCCGGCCGCCATCATGTACACCTCCGGCAGCACCGGCGGTCCCAAGGGCGTCGTGCTCTCGCACCGCAACCTGCTCGCCGGCGCCGCGAGCGTCGCGGAGTACCTCGGCCACACGCGCGAAGACGTCGTGCTCGCCGCGCTGCCGCTCAGCTTCGACGCGGGCTTCAGCCAGCTCACCACCGCCTTCGCCGCCGGCGCGCACGTCGTGCTCGTGAACTACCTGCTGCCCAAGGAGATCGTCCGGCTCTGCGCCCGCCACGGCGTCACCGCGCTCACCTGCGTGCCGCCGCTGTGGCTGCAGCTGGTGACCCAGCAGTGGCCGGCCGAGGCGACCGCGCGGCTGCGCTACTTCGCCAACACCGGTGGCCGCATGCCCCGCGCCACGCTGACCCGGCTGCGCGAGATCTTCCCGGCCGCGCAACCGTTCCTGATGTACGGCCTGACCGAGGCGTTCCGCTCCACCTACCTCGACCCGGCCGAGGCGGACCGCCGTCCCGGCTCGATCGGGAAGGCGATCCCGAACGCCGAAGTGCTCGTGCTGCGCCCCGACGGCACGCCCTGCCTGCCCGGCGAGCACGGCGAGCTGGTGCACCGCGGCGCGCTCGTGGCGCTCGGCTACTGGAACGACCCGGGCCGCACCGCCGAACGCTTCCGCCCGGTGCCGGGCCCGGACGGCCTGGTGCGCCCGGAGATCGCCGTCTGGTCGGGCGACACCGTCTACCGCGACGAGGACGGCTTCCTCTACTTCGTCGGCCGGACCGACGAGATGATCAAGACGTCGGGCTACCGCGTCAGCCCCGCCGAGGTCGAGGAAGCGGCCTACGCCACGGGCCTGGTGGGGGAGGCGGCCGCGTTCGGCGTGCCGGATCCCGTGCTGGGCCAGCGGATCGTGCTGGCGGTCGCGCCGGAAGCCGACGCCGAGGCGGTTTCCCGCGCGCTGGCGAAGGAACTGCCCGCGTACATGCTGCCGCGGCGGATCGAGGCGCTGCCGAAGCTGCCCCGGTCGGTCAACGGCAAGTTCGACCGCGTCGCGTTGCGGGAGGCGCTGAGCGCGGTGCCCGCCGGCACCGAATGA